One region of Balaenoptera ricei isolate mBalRic1 chromosome 5, mBalRic1.hap2, whole genome shotgun sequence genomic DNA includes:
- the TRAM1L1 gene encoding LOW QUALITY PROTEIN: translocating chain-associated membrane protein 1-like 1 (The sequence of the model RefSeq protein was modified relative to this genomic sequence to represent the inferred CDS: inserted 2 bases in 1 codon), with amino-acid sequence MTFRKKGTKNPPVLSQEFILQNHADLVACVGMFFVLGLMFEGTAEVSIVFITLQHGVTFPAEEAEERATAPKFLYHYGAKDLATVFFYMLVAIIIHATIQEYVLDRINRRMQFPKPKQSKFNESGQXVFFLVSCIWGTFILLSENCLSDLSLLWRAHPNNMMTFQMKFFYISQLAYWFHAFPELYFQRIKPQDLSQQVVYVGLHLFHIAGAYLLYLNHLGLLLLMMHYFVEFLSHFCDLFYFSDEKYQKEFSLWAIVFILGRLVTLIVSVITVGFHLAGGQNGNSDGTTEDVNVLAAKIAVLSSSCTIQAYITWNLFNVQLQRWMEEDAPLQAPSVKKKRTKGRFSRKGTENGVATSNRVDSPHMRKEKSS; translated from the exons ATGACGTTTCGTAAGAAGGGCACCAAGAACCCCCCAGTCCTGAGCCAGGAATTCATCCTGCAGAATCATGCGGACCTTGTCGCCTGTGTGGGGATGTTCTTCGTGCTGGGGCTCATGTTCGAGGGAACAGCAGAAGTGTCGATCGTTTTTATTACTCTCCAGCACGGTGTTACCTTCCCTGCcgaagaagcagaagaaagagcCACAGCACCTAAGTTCCTGTATCATTATGGTGCCAAAGATTTGGCCACAGTGTTCTTCTATATGCTGGTGGCAATCATCATTCACGCCACTATTCAAGAGTATGTCTTGGATAGAATTAACAGGCGAATGCAGTTCCCCAAACCGAAACAAAGCAAATTTAACGAATCTGGTCA TGTATTCTTCCTGGTCTCTTGTATTTGGGGCACCTTCATTCTACTCTCTGAAAACTGCCTGTCAGACCTGTCTCTCTTATGGAGGGCTCATCCCAATAACATGATGACATTTCAGATGAAGTTTTTCTATATCTCACAGTTGGCTTACTGGTTTCACGCCTTTCCTGAACTCTACTTCCAGAGAATCAAACCTCAAGATCTCTCCCAGCAAGTTGTCTACGTTGGTCTTCACCTCTTTCACATTGCGGGAGCTTACCTCTTGTACCTGAATCACCTGGGACTTCTTCTTTTGATGATGCATTATTTTGTGGAATTCCTTTCCCACTTTTGCGACCTGTTTTATTTTAGCGATGAAAAGTACCAGAAAGAGTTTTCTCTGTGGGCCATTGTGTTTATTTTGGGTCGACTCGTGACTTTAATAGTTTCTGTGATCACTGTTGGTTTTCACCTGGCTGGAGGGCAGAATGGGAATTCGGATGGCACTACCGAAGATGTGAACGTGTTGGCAGCTAAAATTGCTGTTCTGTCATCCAGTTGCACTATCCAAGCATACATAACATGGAATTTATTTAATGTTCAGCTTCAGAGGTGGATGGAAGAAGATGCTCCTCTTCAGGCCCCAAGTGTGAAGAAGAAACGGACCAAGGGCAGGTTTTctagaaaaggaacagaaaatggtGTGGCAACTTCAAATAGAGTAGACTCTCCCCAtatgaggaaagaaaaatcttcatAA